A stretch of the Streptomyces sp. NBC_00078 genome encodes the following:
- a CDS encoding phosphotransferase, with protein MNTSPPARIAQQLFKESGLASSHEPIVTNVVDALLARHYRLSGHLERLATEKDDTFRLRTGTADHLVKVSPPDEAVAVVALQTAVMRHLETEAPHLPVQRVKETTEGSDNVPIETKDGGVRVLRVFDFVEGAVLARTNPDPHQLAKAGQMLGRVDLALRSFRHPADERRLVWDLRHFDELRELIEYTPSAAHRRLAQEVFRLFHEAIVPRLGDLETQVIHGDYSPYNVLVDPGTDSFVTGVIDFGDSMRSALIFDPAVSLANLLGRTPLDPWREACSFVAGYERARPIKDSELPLLPVAALARLTLRALVTHWRAERVPERRDYLLEHARDDWVNVERAMAVALEEVVARLLSTRHSRP; from the coding sequence GTGAACACCTCGCCCCCCGCACGTATCGCCCAGCAGTTGTTCAAGGAGAGCGGCCTGGCCTCGTCCCACGAGCCCATCGTGACGAACGTGGTGGACGCCCTCCTCGCCCGGCACTACCGGCTGAGCGGACATCTCGAGCGGCTGGCAACCGAGAAAGACGATACGTTCCGGCTGCGGACCGGCACAGCCGACCATCTCGTCAAGGTTTCCCCGCCCGACGAGGCGGTCGCTGTCGTAGCTCTGCAGACCGCTGTGATGCGCCACCTCGAAACCGAGGCTCCTCATCTCCCCGTCCAGCGGGTCAAGGAGACCACCGAGGGCAGCGACAACGTACCGATCGAGACGAAAGACGGCGGGGTTCGAGTCCTGCGCGTCTTCGACTTCGTCGAAGGTGCCGTCCTGGCGCGGACGAACCCCGATCCCCACCAGCTCGCCAAGGCCGGGCAGATGCTCGGGCGAGTGGATCTGGCTCTGCGGTCGTTCAGGCATCCAGCGGACGAGCGGCGCCTGGTGTGGGACCTTCGACACTTCGACGAGTTGCGGGAGCTCATCGAGTACACGCCCAGCGCCGCGCACCGTCGGCTGGCACAGGAAGTGTTCCGCCTCTTTCACGAGGCCATTGTTCCGAGGCTGGGTGATCTCGAGACCCAAGTGATCCATGGTGACTACAGCCCCTACAACGTCCTGGTGGATCCGGGGACGGACAGCTTCGTCACAGGAGTAATCGACTTCGGTGACAGCATGCGCAGTGCTTTGATCTTCGATCCTGCTGTGTCTCTCGCGAACCTTCTCGGCCGGACTCCGTTGGATCCCTGGCGTGAGGCATGCAGCTTCGTCGCGGGATACGAGCGGGCCCGGCCGATCAAGGACTCCGAACTCCCGCTCCTGCCTGTCGCCGCGCTGGCACGCCTCACACTTCGCGCGCTGGTCACCCATTGGCGCGCGGAACGAGTGCCGGAGCGTCGCGACTACCTGCTCGAGCACGCCAGAGACGACTGGGTCAACGTGGAGCGGGCCATGGCCGTCGCCCTGGAGGAGGTCGTGGCCCGCTTGCTGAGCACCCGCCATAGCAGGCCTTGA
- a CDS encoding HisA/HisF-related TIM barrel protein: protein MDFIFMLTRDDRTVTDCLEVLDTIEDLGITHIGFKDIGVDPGTLAKLHTRIKNMGATTYLEVVSTHREQALASVRTATELGVDWLMGGTWVEETLSVLHGTSIGYLPFPGEPLGHPTRLAGNPDRIADDCRRAEAAGCAGVDLLAYRATDADPLDLVRAARAATTGRLVIAGSITSTDQIQALASAGADAFTIGSAAFDGSLQPHAGTLRSQLAPVLGL from the coding sequence ATGGACTTCATCTTCATGCTCACCCGCGACGACCGCACCGTCACCGACTGCCTCGAGGTCCTCGACACCATCGAGGACCTCGGCATCACCCACATCGGATTCAAAGACATCGGTGTGGACCCCGGCACCCTCGCCAAGCTCCACACTCGCATCAAGAACATGGGCGCCACCACCTACCTCGAAGTGGTCAGCACCCACCGGGAGCAGGCTCTTGCCTCGGTACGGACGGCCACCGAACTCGGTGTCGACTGGCTGATGGGCGGCACCTGGGTCGAGGAGACCCTCAGCGTCCTGCACGGCACGTCCATCGGCTACCTGCCCTTCCCCGGAGAACCCCTGGGGCACCCCACTCGCCTCGCCGGCAACCCGGACCGCATCGCCGACGACTGCCGACGAGCGGAGGCCGCCGGCTGCGCCGGCGTCGACCTCCTCGCCTACCGCGCCACCGATGCCGACCCTCTCGACCTGGTCCGCGCCGCCCGCGCCGCCACCACCGGCCGCCTGGTCATCGCCGGCTCCATCACCAGCACCGACCAGATACAGGCGCTCGCATCAGCCGGAGCCGACGCCTTCACCATCGGATCCGCCGCTTTCGACGGCTCCTTGCAACCCCACGCAGGCACCCTCCGATCCCAACTGGCCCCCGTATTGGGTCTGTAG
- a CDS encoding ABC transporter substrate-binding protein: MTDVRVDRRAFLRGVGGIAAGVAATSLTACETRADRNTSRTRNPKLLVVRDSGGSYGEANRKAIYDPFTNETGIQINVVNILHAHMLTQMKEGRPQFDAMDIDMSNLMRFQQEGASEELDYDRLKNAENAGIAKPLLASHGVGKNYWASVLAYRTDAFDGKRPETWADFWDTRAFPGSRALQSSMDAPELEFALIADGVPLDKLYPLDVDRAFKALDEIKGSVRTFWDSGPVPGELLNRKEVVASSVWNGRLGDLIKRGVPLAYAWNGARRQTNGYGIPKSAANPDAAYRLIDFALRPEVQADFARIYPSGPVVPAAYGHLSEATAKNLPSTPGHLLSGFDLDIEWWIKNRDSVTERWQEWVRA, translated from the coding sequence GTGACAGACGTCCGAGTCGACCGCAGAGCGTTCCTGCGTGGAGTCGGCGGAATTGCGGCAGGCGTCGCCGCGACCTCGCTCACCGCGTGCGAGACCCGTGCCGACCGGAATACCTCCAGGACCAGGAACCCCAAGCTGCTCGTCGTCCGCGACAGCGGCGGCTCTTATGGCGAGGCGAACCGGAAGGCCATCTACGACCCGTTCACGAATGAGACCGGCATCCAGATCAATGTGGTGAACATCCTGCACGCGCACATGCTCACCCAGATGAAGGAGGGCCGCCCGCAGTTCGACGCCATGGACATCGACATGTCCAACTTGATGCGCTTCCAACAAGAAGGTGCCTCCGAGGAGCTGGACTACGACCGGCTGAAGAACGCCGAGAACGCGGGAATCGCCAAGCCCCTGCTCGCCTCCCACGGCGTCGGCAAGAACTACTGGGCCAGCGTCTTGGCGTACCGCACTGACGCCTTCGACGGGAAGAGGCCCGAAACCTGGGCGGACTTCTGGGACACCAGGGCATTTCCGGGCAGCCGCGCGCTGCAGAGCTCGATGGACGCGCCGGAGTTGGAGTTCGCCCTCATCGCCGACGGCGTACCACTCGACAAGCTGTATCCCCTCGACGTGGACCGTGCCTTCAAAGCCCTCGACGAGATCAAGGGCTCTGTGCGGACGTTCTGGGACAGCGGCCCTGTGCCGGGTGAACTGCTGAACCGCAAGGAGGTCGTTGCCTCCAGCGTCTGGAACGGCCGCCTCGGCGATCTGATCAAGCGCGGCGTCCCACTCGCGTACGCATGGAACGGCGCCCGCAGGCAGACCAACGGCTACGGAATTCCCAAAAGTGCCGCCAATCCCGACGCGGCCTACCGGCTCATCGATTTCGCCCTGCGGCCCGAGGTACAGGCCGACTTCGCCCGGATCTACCCCTCGGGCCCTGTTGTGCCGGCCGCCTACGGACATCTCTCCGAGGCCACCGCCAAGAACCTGCCGAGCACTCCCGGGCACCTGCTGTCCGGCTTCGACCTGGACATCGAGTGGTGGATCAAGAACCGGGACTCCGTGACGGAGCGCTGGCAGGAGTGGGTGCGCGCCTGA
- the solA gene encoding N-methyl-L-tryptophan oxidase, with translation MRPGDTIRKESSVSAARKRVAVVGVGTMGSQAAWRLAARGAEVVGYDRYAPGHDRGAAGGETRVFRSAHFEDTRYVPLLQHADALWGQLQQETGRELRRLTGCLLMGSTEEQQMATVLESIAEHGLDHEVLDAETLAKRFPQYRLEDRDAVVLDRRAGFIRPELTIQTAARRAEQLGAVIHRYTTVREIVPLANGVEIRTGAGSERFDSAVVTPGPWVSDLLPDLPWEVDIRRLISAWYVPTTDAWFGEERPAFIRTSPTHCYGLPSPDGISVKLGLSQALHKPAGDPNQLDRTVQPEELEIYSDLIGRHLPDLHPDPTRLSVYMEGYTKSSRPLVGPLPGAGNENVILLAGFSGHGFKLSPAYGDIAADLALNGSSPQPIAFISTADRTAA, from the coding sequence ATGCGGCCCGGCGATACGATACGAAAGGAAAGTTCTGTGTCAGCTGCCAGGAAGCGCGTCGCGGTGGTCGGCGTCGGAACGATGGGCAGCCAGGCCGCCTGGCGGCTGGCGGCCCGCGGCGCCGAGGTCGTCGGCTACGACCGCTATGCACCCGGCCACGACCGCGGCGCCGCCGGCGGCGAGACCCGCGTCTTTCGCAGCGCCCACTTCGAGGACACCCGGTACGTACCGCTGCTCCAGCACGCCGACGCCCTCTGGGGGCAGCTGCAGCAGGAGACCGGCCGTGAGTTGCGCCGACTGACCGGATGTCTGCTCATGGGGTCCACCGAGGAACAGCAGATGGCCACGGTCCTGGAGTCCATCGCGGAGCATGGCCTCGACCACGAGGTGCTCGACGCCGAGACCCTGGCGAAACGATTTCCGCAGTACCGGCTCGAAGACCGTGACGCCGTCGTGCTCGACCGCCGCGCCGGCTTCATCCGCCCTGAACTGACCATCCAGACCGCCGCCCGCCGCGCCGAGCAGCTGGGCGCCGTCATCCACCGCTACACCACCGTCCGTGAGATCGTCCCCCTCGCGAACGGCGTGGAGATCCGTACCGGCGCCGGCAGCGAACGCTTCGACAGCGCCGTCGTTACCCCCGGCCCCTGGGTCAGTGACCTCCTGCCCGACCTGCCCTGGGAGGTGGACATCCGCCGCCTGATCAGCGCCTGGTATGTGCCCACCACCGACGCCTGGTTCGGCGAGGAGCGCCCCGCCTTCATCCGCACCTCACCCACCCACTGCTACGGCCTGCCCTCTCCGGACGGCATTTCCGTCAAGCTCGGCCTCTCCCAGGCCCTGCACAAGCCCGCGGGCGACCCGAACCAGCTGGACCGGACGGTGCAGCCCGAGGAGCTGGAGATCTACAGCGATCTGATCGGCCGCCACCTGCCCGACCTGCACCCCGACCCGACCCGCCTCTCCGTCTACATGGAGGGCTACACCAAGAGCAGCCGCCCGCTGGTCGGTCCGCTGCCCGGGGCCGGCAACGAGAACGTGATCCTGCTCGCCGGCTTCTCCGGCCATGGCTTCAAGCTCTCCCCGGCCTATGGAGACATCGCCGCAGACCTGGCGCTGAACGGCAGCTCGCCTCAGCCCATCGCCTTCATCTCGACCGCCGACCGCACCGCGGCCTGA
- a CDS encoding aspartate aminotransferase family protein: protein MQATKEGDLLMTSTPSRALANYPNRFDPAALGELPERLQSTVKRRSNVLGPGYALNYREPVEFVSGRGAHLFDRDGNDYLDAYNNVPCVGHAHPHVVEAVSRQMAAVNTNTRYVQESLVDYAERLLATMPEALSRVSFACSGSEANDLAMRVARFHTGGEGIVVTRWAYHGLTREVASFSPTLGAGSPLGPNVRLINAPDPRLVPPGSSLPDYMRSQVRGAINDLERHGYRLAALITDCAHSSDGIFTDPVGYLRDMVEEVHAAGGVYIADEVQSGFARLGESMWGFSRHGVLPDIVTMGKPMGNGMPISGVVFRPEVCEEFGRNVRYFNTFAGSSIAVAAGAAVLDVFEAESVQQRVLDNGRALRAGLEEITRESPYVAEVRGSGLYVGVELVKDRESLEPDRVRADHVINDMRERRVLISGTGEAVNVLKIRPPLAFDSADVTRFLETFAQIAATRL from the coding sequence ATGCAAGCCACGAAGGAAGGGGACCTGCTGATGACTTCCACGCCGAGTCGAGCGTTGGCCAACTACCCCAACAGGTTCGACCCCGCAGCGCTCGGTGAACTGCCTGAGCGATTGCAGTCCACCGTCAAGCGGCGAAGCAACGTGCTGGGCCCTGGTTACGCGCTGAACTACCGGGAGCCGGTCGAGTTCGTCTCCGGTCGAGGCGCTCACCTGTTCGACCGGGACGGCAACGACTACCTTGACGCCTACAACAATGTGCCGTGCGTCGGTCACGCACACCCGCACGTTGTCGAGGCCGTGTCCCGCCAGATGGCGGCGGTCAACACCAACACGCGCTATGTGCAGGAATCACTCGTCGACTACGCCGAGCGCCTTCTCGCAACCATGCCCGAAGCGCTCTCGAGGGTCAGCTTCGCGTGCAGCGGGTCGGAGGCGAACGACCTGGCCATGCGCGTGGCTCGCTTCCACACGGGCGGCGAGGGAATCGTAGTGACTCGCTGGGCTTACCACGGTCTCACTCGCGAGGTTGCGAGCTTCTCGCCGACGCTCGGCGCGGGGTCACCGCTCGGGCCGAATGTGCGGCTCATCAATGCTCCTGATCCGCGACTCGTCCCGCCGGGCTCATCGCTTCCCGACTACATGCGAAGCCAGGTGCGTGGCGCGATCAACGACCTCGAGCGCCACGGCTACAGGCTTGCGGCGCTGATCACCGACTGTGCGCACTCAAGCGATGGCATCTTCACCGATCCCGTCGGTTACCTGCGCGACATGGTCGAGGAGGTGCACGCCGCGGGTGGCGTCTACATCGCCGACGAGGTCCAGTCGGGATTCGCTCGGCTCGGCGAGTCGATGTGGGGGTTCAGCCGCCATGGGGTGCTTCCGGACATCGTCACGATGGGCAAGCCCATGGGCAACGGCATGCCGATCTCCGGCGTGGTGTTCAGGCCCGAGGTGTGCGAAGAGTTCGGGCGGAATGTTCGTTACTTCAACACCTTTGCGGGCAGTTCGATCGCGGTTGCCGCCGGTGCCGCGGTTCTGGACGTCTTCGAAGCGGAGAGCGTGCAGCAGCGAGTTCTCGACAACGGCAGGGCGCTTCGAGCCGGCCTTGAGGAGATCACTCGCGAGTCTCCCTACGTCGCGGAGGTCCGCGGCAGTGGTCTGTACGTGGGCGTCGAACTCGTGAAGGACCGGGAGTCGCTGGAGCCCGATCGTGTCCGCGCTGACCACGTCATCAACGACATGCGCGAGCGTCGGGTCCTCATCAGCGGCACCGGGGAAGCCGTCAATGTACTCAAGATCCGACCGCCGCTGGCCTTCGACTCGGCCGACGTGACGCGATTCCTCGAGACCTTCGCTCAGATCGCCGCGACGCGCCTGTAG
- a CDS encoding ROK family transcriptional regulator: protein MSSINPTPRDYNKAHVLDVVLSHAPLTRNKLIELTGLSKATVSRAVEELRSDGFVVDGGVDAIVGRGRPSTYLDVPESAGHVVGVGFGAVTTGVLVTDLRGREIGHVIVPTVEHHDVPAAGRWLVDLIAQTSASARGPLRQVVVALPAHVRDGAEVFRPADPMKIFSGRDLHRTVEKLVDAPVTFDSDANASLLQVLTDDASIHNAALFSVSSTLNFATCRDQELARGRTPAFGDIGSLSSGINDRTLNGLLSTAGLVKLAREHGLDIERVEDLWLAPQDHRGRAEILKAFTTAVTTAVSIVAVTLDPESVYFVGRLRPLVEEVLPEVRKRLAQNLPAVPRITTVSQVLGLSVARGAVHACLAMTHNRLRHALLKARSQGPRQEQAAPAF, encoded by the coding sequence GTGAGCAGCATCAACCCCACACCACGCGACTACAACAAGGCACATGTCCTTGACGTGGTTCTCTCCCATGCGCCGTTGACCCGGAACAAGCTCATCGAGCTCACAGGGTTGAGCAAGGCGACGGTGTCGCGGGCCGTCGAGGAACTGCGCTCGGACGGGTTCGTCGTGGACGGGGGCGTCGACGCCATCGTCGGGCGTGGCCGTCCGTCGACGTACCTCGATGTACCCGAGTCGGCCGGACACGTCGTGGGCGTCGGCTTCGGCGCCGTGACCACCGGCGTGCTGGTCACCGACCTACGCGGCCGTGAGATCGGACACGTTATCGTTCCGACGGTCGAGCACCACGACGTCCCCGCAGCGGGCCGGTGGCTGGTCGACCTGATCGCGCAGACCAGCGCATCCGCGCGAGGGCCACTGCGCCAGGTCGTCGTGGCACTGCCCGCCCATGTCCGCGACGGCGCCGAGGTCTTCCGGCCTGCCGATCCGATGAAGATCTTCTCCGGCAGAGACCTCCACCGAACCGTTGAAAAGCTCGTCGATGCTCCAGTGACCTTCGACAGTGACGCGAACGCGTCCTTGCTCCAGGTGCTCACGGACGACGCAAGCATCCATAACGCTGCCCTGTTCAGCGTCAGCAGCACCCTGAATTTCGCCACCTGCAGGGACCAGGAACTGGCCCGGGGACGTACTCCTGCGTTCGGCGACATCGGTTCCCTGTCGTCGGGCATCAATGACCGCACCCTCAACGGGCTGCTGAGCACCGCAGGGCTTGTGAAGCTCGCTCGTGAACACGGACTGGACATCGAACGCGTCGAGGACCTGTGGCTGGCGCCTCAGGACCATCGAGGCCGTGCGGAGATACTCAAGGCGTTCACGACGGCGGTCACGACCGCGGTGAGCATCGTCGCCGTGACACTCGATCCCGAGTCCGTCTACTTCGTCGGCCGGTTGCGCCCGTTGGTGGAGGAGGTGCTCCCCGAGGTACGCAAGCGACTCGCACAGAACTTGCCGGCCGTCCCCCGGATCACGACCGTCTCCCAGGTTCTGGGACTCTCGGTAGCACGCGGCGCGGTGCACGCCTGCCTGGCCATGACCCACAACCGCCTACGGCACGCGCTGCTCAAGGCACGCAGTCAGGGACCGCGGCAGGAGCAAGCTGCGCCGGCATTCTGA
- the solA gene encoding N-methyl-L-tryptophan oxidase: MASRRRVAVVGTGAMGSQAAWRLAARGAEVVAYDRFAPGHDRSAAGGETRVFRSVQTHDGRYVPLVRHADALWKQLQAETGRELRRLTGALVMGPADDPEMRTVMDGIVEHGLDHEMIATEAMAKRFPQFRVDDGDLVVLDSHAGFIRPELTVQTAARRAEELGARIRRYTPVREVTPLAGGGVEIRTDTDTERFDAAVVTPGPWVGDLLPDLPWDVRIYRAISAWFLPHEDHPTDAERPAFIRCGDLPFYGIPSPDGLAVKLGLPQAHHRPVHDPNRLDRTVAPEELETFTTAVRRHLPGLNPDPVRLSVFMEGYTDSTRPLVGPLPGCDDIVLLAGFSGQGFKISPAMGDIAADLALQGRTSQPIDFITTNGRTAA, from the coding sequence ATGGCCAGCAGGAGACGTGTCGCCGTCGTCGGTACTGGCGCGATGGGCAGCCAGGCTGCCTGGCGGCTGGCGGCACGGGGCGCCGAAGTCGTCGCCTACGACCGCTTCGCCCCCGGCCACGACCGCAGCGCCGCAGGCGGTGAGACCCGGGTCTTCCGCAGCGTGCAGACCCACGACGGCCGCTATGTGCCACTCGTCCGACACGCCGACGCCCTCTGGAAGCAGTTGCAGGCGGAGACCGGACGGGAGCTTCGCCGCCTCACCGGAGCCCTGGTCATGGGGCCGGCCGACGACCCCGAGATGCGTACCGTCATGGACGGCATCGTCGAGCACGGCCTCGACCACGAGATGATCGCCACCGAGGCGATGGCCAAGCGTTTCCCGCAGTTCCGCGTCGACGACGGCGACCTGGTGGTCCTCGACTCCCACGCGGGCTTCATCCGCCCCGAGCTGACGGTCCAGACCGCGGCCCGGCGCGCCGAGGAGCTTGGCGCCCGGATCCGCCGCTACACCCCAGTGCGGGAAGTCACTCCCCTCGCCGGGGGAGGCGTGGAGATCCGCACCGACACCGACACCGAGCGCTTTGACGCCGCGGTCGTCACCCCCGGCCCCTGGGTGGGCGACCTGCTGCCCGACCTGCCGTGGGACGTGCGCATCTACCGCGCGATCAGCGCCTGGTTCCTGCCCCACGAGGACCACCCCACAGACGCGGAACGTCCCGCCTTCATCCGCTGCGGCGACCTCCCCTTCTACGGCATCCCGTCCCCGGACGGCCTGGCCGTCAAGCTCGGCCTGCCCCAGGCCCACCACAGGCCGGTGCACGACCCGAACCGGCTGGACCGGACCGTCGCACCGGAGGAACTGGAGACCTTCACCACGGCGGTGCGGCGCCACCTGCCCGGCCTGAACCCCGACCCGGTGCGCCTGTCCGTCTTCATGGAGGGCTATACCGACAGCACCCGGCCGCTGGTCGGCCCCCTGCCAGGCTGCGACGACATCGTCCTGCTGGCCGGCTTCTCCGGCCAGGGCTTCAAGATCTCGCCCGCCATGGGCGACATCGCCGCGGACCTCGCCCTTCAGGGCCGCACCTCCCAGCCGATCGACTTCATCACCACCAACGGCCGCACCGCGGCCTGA
- a CDS encoding haloacid dehalogenase type II yields the protein MREIVTFDAYATLINFELGPTTLKVIEDRLDLDNLDVDEFLDDFRVMRFQAVLEAYRPYHEILHSSLRNAMRLHGLEYRESDGDALVEAVPAFGPFPEVPDALRALKTKYEIAIISNTDDNLIARNVENIGVEFDYVITAQQAGAYKPDRQTFEHAYKTMGVEPAQVIHVAQGWEYDHIPTRDLGLKRRVWINRYGRLGSSDYQPYDELPDLSGLPKLLGC from the coding sequence ATGCGAGAGATCGTCACCTTCGACGCGTATGCGACTCTGATCAACTTCGAGCTCGGCCCCACGACCCTGAAGGTCATCGAGGACCGGCTCGATCTGGACAACCTGGATGTCGACGAGTTCCTCGACGACTTCCGTGTCATGCGCTTCCAGGCCGTCCTGGAGGCCTACCGCCCCTACCACGAGATCCTGCACTCCAGCCTGCGCAACGCCATGCGCTTGCACGGCCTGGAGTACCGCGAGTCCGACGGCGACGCCCTGGTCGAGGCCGTCCCCGCCTTCGGTCCCTTCCCCGAAGTGCCGGACGCCCTGCGCGCGCTGAAGACCAAGTACGAGATTGCGATCATCTCCAACACGGACGACAACCTGATCGCGCGGAACGTCGAGAACATCGGCGTGGAATTCGACTACGTCATCACCGCCCAGCAGGCCGGCGCCTACAAGCCGGACCGCCAGACCTTCGAGCACGCGTACAAGACCATGGGCGTCGAACCCGCGCAGGTCATCCACGTCGCTCAGGGCTGGGAGTACGACCACATCCCGACCCGCGACCTCGGCCTGAAGCGCCGGGTGTGGATCAACCGCTACGGCCGCCTGGGCAGCTCCGACTACCAGCCGTACGACGAGCTGCCCGACCTGTCGGGCCTGCCGAAGCTCCTCGGCTGCTGA
- a CDS encoding Lrp/AsnC family transcriptional regulator has protein sequence MDAIDEKIIAELTRNGRISHSELAGKVLLSRNAVRQRIERLERQGHIAGYTIVRAGDGTGDVVSALVLVHRQDRMRGGDVLAALKRIPEVVICEILSGDSTSWCAWRRPRWNACESSGRTSPR, from the coding sequence GTGGACGCCATCGACGAGAAGATCATCGCCGAGCTGACTCGCAACGGTCGCATCTCGCACTCGGAGCTGGCCGGCAAGGTGCTGCTGTCCCGTAATGCGGTGCGCCAGCGCATCGAACGGCTGGAGCGCCAGGGCCACATCGCCGGGTACACCATCGTCCGCGCGGGCGACGGCACCGGCGATGTCGTCTCGGCGCTGGTCCTCGTCCACCGCCAGGACCGCATGCGCGGCGGCGACGTCCTGGCCGCGCTCAAACGCATCCCCGAGGTCGTCATCTGCGAGATCCTCAGCGGCGACTCGACATCATGGTGCGCCTGGAGGCGGCCTCGCTGGAACGCGTGCGAGTCATCTGGGAGGACATCGCCCAGATGA